A single window of Vicia villosa cultivar HV-30 ecotype Madison, WI unplaced genomic scaffold, Vvil1.0 ctg.001519F_1_1, whole genome shotgun sequence DNA harbors:
- the LOC131635618 gene encoding uncharacterized protein LOC131635618: MEHYPPISESPTVDYSSTVDTSRPFTSVKEAVAIFGERILVGEIYSPSPTPTPKPFSFSDTTTTSTTTNAAIATASYYSPSVSIKRESSSWRSIPSSPSPSPISPTKSLSFKEEEKYNNNSETLFDTVKKLEEELEKTKRELKILKERGSETEVALATLNAELHKNMSKLAQAEAEAAGKAASKSVRFENIVERENVHRNKNKNSPQSQTLAHIISLGENDDIFGGKKRNDNNNNKIRKQKPIVPLVGDLFLFFKRKSSSSTNHHHNNPLYASPF; the protein is encoded by the coding sequence atggaACATTATCCACCTATATCGGAGAGCCCGACGGTTGATTATAGCTCAACCGTCGATACCTCTCGTCCTTTCACCTCCGTCAAAGAAGCGGTAGCCATATTCGGCGAACGTATTCTTGTCGGAGAAATATATTCTCCATCTCCAACTCCGACTCCAAAACCATTCTCATTCTCAGACACTACTACTACTAGTACTACTACTAATGCGGCTATCGCTACCGCGTCTTATTATTCTCCTTCTGTGTCTATTAAGCGAGAATCATCGTCGTGGAGATCAATACCATCGTCGCCATCGCCATCACCGATTAGTCCTACGAAATCATTATCattcaaagaagaagaaaaatacaatAACAATAGTGAAACTCTTTTTGATACAGTGAAGAAGCTGGAGGAAGAGCTAGAGAAAACAAAAAGAGAGCTGAAGATTTTAAAGGAAAGAGGAAGTGAAACTGAGGTAGCATTGGCAACACTGAATGCTGAGCTTCACAAGAACATGTCAAAGTTGGCTCAAGCAGAAGCTGAAGCAGCTGGAAAAGCAGCTTCAAAGAGTGTGAGGTTTGAGAACATTGTTGAGAGAGAGAATGTTCATAGGAATAAGAATAAGAATTCTCCACAATCACAAACACTGGCTCATATAATAAGTCTTGGAGAAAATGATGATATTTTTGGAGGGAAAAAGaggaatgataataataataataagattagAAAGCAGAAGCCTATAGTGCCTCTTGTGGgtgatttgtttttgtttttcaagaGAAAGAGTTCTTCTTCTACTAATCATCACCATAATAATCCTCTTTATGCTTCTCCTTTTTAG
- the LOC131635634 gene encoding ATP phosphoribosyltransferase 2, chloroplastic-like produces MLTMTSPIRFPLYFKSGTHCCYASASISEPQVLNGNPGGTVSSRQEIRLGLPSKGRMASDTLELLKDCQLSVKQVNPRQYVAQIPQLSNLEVWFQRPKDVVRKLLSGDLDLGIVGLDIVSEFGQGSEDLIIVHEALDYGDCRLSIAIPQYGIFENVNSLEELAKMPQWTEEKPLRVATGFTYLGPKFMKDNGIKHVAFSTADGALEAAPAMGIADAILDLVSSGTTLKENNLKEIEGGTVLESQAALVASRKSLISRTGVLETTHEMLERLEAHLRAMGQFTVTANMRGSSAEEVAERILSQPSLAGLQGPTISPVFCKRDGKVAADYYAIVICVPKKALYKSIQQLRAIGGSGVLVSPLTYIFDEETPRWRQLLSKLGL; encoded by the exons ATGTTGACGATGACAAGTCCGATTCGTTTCCCTCTTTACTTCAAATCCGGAACTCATTGCTGCTACGCCTCCGCCTCAATTTCCGAACCTCAAGTCCTTAACGGCAACCCTGGCGGCACAGTCTCCTCCCGGCAAGAGATCCGTCTCGGTTTGCCGAGCAAAGGTCGAATGGCTTCTGACACACTCGAACTTCTCAAG GATTGTCAATTGTCAGTGAAGCAGGTTAATCCTCGCCAGTACGTTGCACAGATTCCTCAG CTTTCCAACTTGGAAGTCTGGTTCCAGAGGCCAAAAGACGTTGTAAGAAAATTGTTATCCGGTGATCTTGACCTTGGTATTGTGGGACTCGATATAGTCAGTGAGTTTGGCCAG GGGAGTGAAGATCTTATCATTGTCCACGAGGCATTGGATTATGGTGATTGCCGTTTATCAATTGCA ATTCCTCAGTATGGAATTTTTGAAAATGTAAATTCACTAGAGGAACTAGCAAAAATGCCTCAATGGACAGAAGAAAAGCCTCTGCGAGTTGCAACTGGATTCACTTAT TTGGGTCCTAAATTTATGAAAGATAACGGCATTAAGCATGTTGCATTTTCAACTGCTGACGGAGCACTCGAGGCTGCTCCTGCG ATGGGGATTGCTGATGCTATCTTGGACCTTGTAAGTAGCGGAACTACATTGAAAGAAAATAACTTGAAGGAAATTGAAGGTGGAACTGTTTTGGAGAGCCAG GCTGCTCTTGTTGCAAGCAGGAAATCATTGATCAGTCGAACAGGAGTACTTGAAACAACTCATGAGATGCTTGAAAGATTGGAGGCACATCTGAGGGCCATGGGGCAGTTCACG GTTACTGCAAACATGAGAGGAAGTAGTGCAGAAGAAGTGGCTGAGAGAATACTGAGCCAACCATCATTAGCTGGGCTGCAG GGGCCCACTATAAGTCCTGTTTTCTGCAAGCGCGATGGAAAGGTAGCAGCAGACTACTATGCCATAGTCATATGTGTGCCCAAGAAGGCATTGTACAAGTCTATACAGCAATTGAGAGCG ATCGGAGGCAGCGGAGTTCTCGTATCACCCTTGACCTATATTTTTGACGAAGAAACTCCTAGATGGCGTCAGCTCCTTTCTAAACTTGGGCTTTAG
- the LOC131635617 gene encoding nifU-like protein 2, chloroplastic — translation MQGVVLNTQSYCRTLQSSPSPSSSTTEKGTGFFGKHVLFRRKNNNSLRPCVWFHSPHSTRPFAIKAVATPDPAVELPLTAENVESVLDEIRPYLISDGGNVALHEIDGNVVRLKLQGACGSCPSSVTTMKLGIERRLMEKIPEIVAVEPISDEETGLELNDENVEKVLEEIRPYLVGAAGGSLELVAIEEPIVKVRITGPAAGVITVRVAVTQKLREKIPAIAAVQLL, via the exons ATGCAAGGTGTGGTGCTCAATACACAATCTTACTGCAGAACTCTTCAATCTTCTCCGTCTCCTTCTTCCTCCACCACCGAAAAG GGTACAGGGTTTTTCGGTAAGCATGTTCTTTTCAGGAGGAAGAACAATAACTCTCTGCGTCCTTGCGTTTGGTTTCATTCACCGCACTCTACTCGTCCATTTG CTATAAAGGCGGTTGCCACTCCAGATCCAGCTGTAGAATTGCCATTAACCGCTGAAAATGTAGAAAGTGTGCTCGATGAAATTCGACCGTATCTTATTTCAGACGGTGGAAATGTTGCTCTACATGAGATCGATGGCAATGTTGTACGCTTGAAGTTACAAGGTGCTTGTGGATCGTGTCCGAGTTCTGTCACGACAATGAAATTGGGCATTGAACGGAGATTAATGGAAaagatccctgaaatagtcgcaGTTGAACCCATATCTGATGAAGAGACCGGTCTTGAGCTAAATGATGAAAATGTTGAAAAG GTGTTAGAGGAAATAAGGCCATACCTGGTTGGGGCTGCTGGTGGATCTCTTGAATTGGTAGCCATTGAGGAGCCAATTGTAAAGGTTCGAATCACAGGTCCAGCTGCTGGTGTCATAACTGTGCGTGTTGCTGTTACACAAAAATTGCGAGAAAAAATACCTGCGATAGCAGCAGTTCAGCTGTTATGA